In Microbacterium galbinum, a single window of DNA contains:
- the frr gene encoding ribosome recycling factor, whose translation MIADVLAETTTRMDRAVEAAKEDFSTVRTGRANPQLFQKVLVDYYGTPTPIGQLASMVNQEARTLVITPYDKSALKAIEQAIRDMPNLGANPTNDGNLVRVTMPELTADRRKEYVKLVKSKGEDAKVHVRGIRRKAKDDLDALKSEVGEDEIARGEKELDALTRQHVDLIDDALKRKEAELLEV comes from the coding sequence GTGATCGCGGACGTCCTCGCTGAAACCACCACCCGCATGGACCGGGCGGTCGAAGCTGCCAAGGAGGACTTCTCCACGGTGCGCACCGGTCGCGCGAACCCCCAGCTCTTCCAGAAGGTCCTCGTCGACTACTACGGAACGCCGACCCCGATCGGTCAGCTGGCCTCGATGGTCAACCAGGAGGCGCGCACCCTCGTCATCACGCCGTACGACAAGTCGGCGCTCAAGGCGATCGAGCAGGCCATCCGCGACATGCCGAACCTCGGGGCGAACCCGACGAACGACGGCAATCTCGTGCGGGTGACGATGCCGGAGCTGACGGCCGACCGTCGCAAGGAGTACGTCAAGCTCGTCAAGTCGAAGGGCGAGGACGCGAAGGTCCACGTCCGCGGCATCCGCCGCAAGGCGAAGGACGACCTCGATGCGCTCAAGAGCGAGGTCGGTGAAGACGAGATCGCGCGTGGCGAGAAGGAGCTCGATGCTCTCACCCGCCAGCACGTCGACCTCATCGACGACGCGCTCAAGCGCAAAGAGGCAGAACTCCTCGAGGTGTGA
- the pyrH gene encoding UMP kinase, with protein MTERTGRRRVLLKLSGEAFGAGQLGVNPDVVGQIARDIAAAVDRVEVAIVVGGGNFFRGAELSQRGMDRGRADYMGMLGTVMNALALQDFLEQAGAATRVQSAISMTQVAEPYIPRRAERHLEKGRVVIFGAGAGLPYFSTDTVAAQRALEIGAEEVLVAKNGVDAIYTADPNKHADAERIERVTYSDALQRGLKVVDSTAFSLCMDNNMNMRVFGMEPAGNVTRALLGEPIGTLVTT; from the coding sequence ATGACCGAACGCACCGGACGCCGCCGCGTCCTTCTCAAGCTCTCCGGAGAGGCATTCGGCGCCGGTCAGCTGGGTGTCAACCCGGATGTCGTCGGCCAGATCGCGCGCGACATCGCCGCAGCCGTCGACCGCGTCGAGGTCGCCATCGTCGTGGGCGGGGGCAATTTCTTCCGCGGCGCCGAGCTGAGCCAGCGTGGCATGGACCGGGGGCGCGCCGACTACATGGGCATGCTCGGAACCGTGATGAACGCGCTCGCGCTGCAGGACTTCCTCGAACAGGCCGGGGCGGCCACGCGTGTGCAGTCCGCGATCTCCATGACCCAGGTCGCCGAGCCCTACATCCCGCGCCGGGCGGAGCGTCACCTCGAGAAGGGCCGCGTCGTCATCTTCGGTGCCGGTGCCGGCCTCCCGTACTTCTCCACCGATACGGTCGCCGCTCAGCGCGCGCTCGAGATCGGCGCGGAGGAGGTCCTCGTCGCGAAGAACGGCGTCGACGCCATCTACACGGCCGACCCCAACAAGCACGCGGATGCCGAGCGCATCGAGCGGGTCACGTACAGCGACGCGCTGCAGCGCGGACTGAAGGTCGTCGATTCGACCGCCTTCAGCCTGTGCATGGACAACAACATGAACATGCGCGTCTTCGGCATGGAGCCGGCGGGCAACGTGACGCGCGCCCTTCTCGGTGAGCCGATCGGCACCCTGGTCACCACCTGA
- the tsf gene encoding translation elongation factor Ts produces the protein MANFTIADLKALREQLGTGMVDTKKALEEADGDVEKATEILRLKGAKGNAKRADRSTSEGLVVAREQAGAVTLIELACETDFVAKNDRFIALADKVADAAAAVKADSVEAALAADAAGQSVEQLISEEAAIIGEKVELRRVRTIAGDNVEVYLHRTSKDLPPQIGVVVAYSGDDADTARSIAQHISFANPSYLSREDVPADAVEKEREIVTEISRNEGKPEAALPKIVEGRVSAFIKQVALLEQDYAKDNKLSVAQVAKDAGITVTDFARFKVGA, from the coding sequence ATGGCCAACTTCACCATCGCTGACCTCAAGGCGCTGCGTGAGCAGCTCGGTACGGGAATGGTCGACACCAAGAAGGCGCTCGAGGAGGCCGACGGAGACGTCGAGAAGGCCACCGAGATCCTGCGTCTCAAGGGTGCGAAGGGCAACGCGAAGCGCGCTGACCGTTCGACCAGCGAGGGACTCGTCGTCGCTCGCGAGCAGGCCGGTGCCGTGACGCTGATCGAGCTCGCGTGCGAGACCGACTTCGTCGCCAAGAACGACCGCTTCATCGCGCTGGCCGACAAGGTCGCCGACGCCGCTGCAGCCGTCAAGGCCGACTCGGTCGAGGCGGCCCTGGCCGCCGACGCGGCGGGTCAGTCCGTCGAGCAGCTGATCTCGGAAGAGGCTGCGATCATCGGCGAGAAGGTCGAACTGCGTCGTGTGCGTACGATCGCCGGCGACAACGTCGAGGTCTACCTGCACCGCACCAGCAAGGACCTGCCGCCGCAGATCGGTGTCGTCGTCGCCTACTCGGGCGACGACGCGGACACCGCTCGCAGCATCGCGCAGCACATCTCGTTCGCCAACCCGTCGTACCTCTCCCGCGAGGACGTTCCGGCTGACGCCGTTGAGAAGGAGCGGGAGATCGTCACCGAGATCTCGCGCAACGAGGGAAAGCCCGAAGCGGCTCTCCCCAAGATCGTCGAAGGCCGCGTCTCCGCGTTCATCAAGCAGGTCGCCCTGCTGGAGCAGGACTACGCCAAGGACAACAAGCTCTCTGTCGCCCAGGTGGCGAAGGACGCCGGTATCACCGTGACGGACTTCGCGCGCTTCAAGGTCGGCGCGTAG